Genomic segment of Truepera radiovictrix DSM 17093:
GAGCGCTTTACGGCGCTCGTCGTGGGCAACGACCAGATGGCGCTGGGCGCCCTGGCAGCGCTCTCCGAGCGCGGGGTGCGGGTGCCCGAGGAGGTCTCGGTGGTCGGTTTCGACGACGTGCCGGAGGCGCGCTTTTACCGCCCCCCCTTGACGACCGTCCGGCAGGACTTCGCGGAGCTGGGTACGCGGAGCGCCGCGTTGATCCTCAAGGCCATCGAGGCGCGCCGGGCGCCGCAGCTGCCGCCCCGACCCGAGCAGGTGTGTTTGACGCCCGAGCTGGTGGTGCGCCTGAGCACCGCGCCCCCACCGCGCTGACGCGCCGTGGGTTTAAGGGGAGGAGATGATGAGTGACGCTAGCGAGTTGCGCCGCGAGGTCTGCGCGCTCCACGCCTACTTGCCCGCCCACCGCCTGGTGGCCTGGACGAGCGGCAACCTCAGCGGCCGCGCGCCGGGGGCGAAGACGATGCTGATCAAACCCTCCGGGGTGATGTTTGAAGACCTCACCCCCGAGAGCCTCTGCGAGGTGGATATCGAGACGCTCGAGGCTAGAGGCCCCTACAAGGTCTCCTCGGACACCGCCACGCACGCCTACATCTACCGCCACATGCCCGAGGTCGGCGGCGTCGTGCACACCCACAGCCCCTACGCCACGGCCTTTGCCGCTGTCGGCCGCGAGATCCCCTGCTTTTTGACCGCCATGGCCGACGAGTTCGGCGGGCCGATCCCCTGCGGGGGATTTGCGCTCATCGGCGGCGAGGAGATCGGCCGCGAGGTCGTGCGGGTGCTGCGGGGCCACCGCTCGCCCGCGGTGGTCATGCAAAACCACGGCGTCTTCGCGCTCGGGCCGACCCCTAGAGCGGCGCTCAAGGCGGCCGTGATGTGCGAAGACGTCGCGCGCACCTCGTTTTTGGCGCTGCAGCTCGGTACGCCCGTGCCG
This window contains:
- a CDS encoding L-ribulose-5-phosphate 4-epimerase, translating into MSDASELRREVCALHAYLPAHRLVAWTSGNLSGRAPGAKTMLIKPSGVMFEDLTPESLCEVDIETLEARGPYKVSSDTATHAYIYRHMPEVGGVVHTHSPYATAFAAVGREIPCFLTAMADEFGGPIPCGGFALIGGEEIGREVVRVLRGHRSPAVVMQNHGVFALGPTPRAALKAAVMCEDVARTSFLALQLGTPVPLAQEAIDKLHERYTTVYGQ